From the Ipomoea triloba cultivar NCNSP0323 chromosome 8, ASM357664v1 genome, the window ttagcttttggatttggattagggttctattgttattcttgatgctaggtttatgattattgcataaagggaataatttattaacctaaggttttatgtttgaattggattataaattcctcttattgataattgatgcgcagcttttattgatttgttttggagaggatttcatcacaacaaaAGTTGGGTGAAAGTCTCAacccttaccaatttcaacccaatttttcctactatgagaatatgggtaatttggaggcttataatacttttgtgtttaaggttataattgatgcatcacaaAAGTGGGCAATCCTAGCccaattctagtttattgattacgaaagtagctgaactgaattcttgagtgcattatattgccaataaatcccttggttaattgttttttcctaattttgagattgttagagcatcaagattacaatacccctaatctgacctattcttttatcatatagtttattcctcatttaatttgcatcttttattttcattcattaATTATAGTTTGCATGGATTCTAGTGAAGTCCAATACTTTAGTgactataatttaataattcacacaatacatgtcatagccccaatcttcttcagcggaacgacattttacaccctctttttactatcaccattttactcatcaagtgcaattgaagatatgttttggatcgattatgttttctgatgctatcattgtttgaattccatcaaataattgcttaattaatagctaatgtgtagatatacgcatgcggtgctggaactttagagattttatatatcattgtttatgatttttataaattaggcaaatatgctcgttctctagtaactcagttatagtattcaattgctattctaattcatGTGTATGGAAGGTATATTTTTgccatcttttaaaaaaaacataatatcaccggttgcatttacacattattgaaaatatctttgtaaacaacattagtagtagcaacacaatcttgtccatcatcgtctagaactaattaacactttcaggctatcaggatgggtgactcgggagatAGCCttgtacaattgaccgtgattaaaaacttgttttttatcaataacccaacgtgagttagtgttcggccctaacttttgttgatagtcatggcatatgcaagcatcaatgggaattatttatgctggaacttgaagggtaATCTCGTAttagaaagagtgagagacattcaaGGGATAAGAACGTAGgaaatagtatagattgcattgcagggaaatatatgcactgtattattacgattagtaatttaatctagaattgtattacgaataagaacgtagttaagaatatattttattaggaattgtattagtatattttaatttacaattgtattacgaataggaattgtatagaagtgttttgagcaagaagttaaagttgaggatattgtttttattgatagtacatatatattgcattgcagggaaatatatgtactattattacgattagtaattttaatctagaattgtattacgaataggaacgtaagtaagaatatattttattaggaattgtattagtatatttgaatttacaattgcaTTACGAATAGGatttgtattactatattttacaatattaggcaaaccttaatagtataggagtgtttggAGCGGGACGTTAAAGTTGAGGatgttgtttttattaatagtatagatagattgcattgcagggaaatatatgtactgtattattatgattagtaattttaatctagaattgtattacgaataggaacgtaggtaagaatatattttattaggaattgtattagtatattttaatttacaattgtattacgaataggaattgtattaccataatttacaatattaggcaaaccttaatagtatatgagtgttttgagcGGGAAATTATTGTTGAGGAtactgtttttattaatagtatagatatagattgcattgtagggaaatatatatatgtactgtattatcaCGATTAGTAGTTTTAATCTAGAATtctattacgaataggaatgtaggtaagaatatattttattaggaattggattacaatattttaatgtacaattgtattacgaatacgaattctattagcatattttacaatattacgcaaaccttaagagtataggagtgttttgggcagaAAGTTAANGTTATAGtattcaattgctattctaattcatGTGTATGGAAGGTATATTTTTgccatcttttaaaaaaaacataatatcaccggttgcatttacacattattgaaaatatctttgtaaacaacattagtagtagcaacacaatcttgtccatcatcgtctagaactaattaacactttcaggctatcaggatgggtgactcgggagatAGCCttgtacaattgaccgtgattaaaaacttgttttttatcaataacccaacgtgagttagtgttcggccctaacttttgttgatagtcatggcatatgcaagcatcaatgggaattatttatgctggaacttgaagggtaATCTCGTAttagaaagagtgagagacattcaaGGGATAAGAACGTAGgaaatagtatagattgcattgcagggaaatatatgcactgtattattacgattagtaatttaatctagaattgtattacgaataagaacgtagttaagaatatattttattaggaattgtattagtatattttaatttacaattgtattacgaataggaattgtatagaagtgttttgagcaagaagttaaagttgaggatattgtttttattgatagtacatatatattgcattgcagggaaatatatgtactattattacgattagtaattttaatctagaattgtattacgaataggaacgtaagtaagaatatattttattaggaattgtattagtatatttgaatttacaattgcaTTACGAATAGGatttgtattactatattttacaatattaggcaaaccttaatagtataggagtgtttggAGCGGGACGTTAAAGTTGAGGatgttgtttttattaatagtatagatagattgcattgcagggaaatatatgtactgtattattatgattagtaattttaatctagaattgtattacgaataggaacgtaggtaagaatatattttattaggaattgtattagtatattttaatttacaattgtattacgaataggaattgtattaccataatttacaatattaggcaaaccttaatagtatatgagtgttttgagcGGGAAATTATTGTTGAGGAtactgtttttattaatagtatagatatagattgcattgtagggaaatatatatatgtactgtattatcaCGATTAGTAGTTTTAATCTAGAATtctattacgaataggaatgtaggtaagaatatattttattaggaattggattacaatattttaatgtacaattgtattacgaatacgaattctattagcatattttacaatattacgcaaaccttaagagtataggagtgttttgggcagaaagttaaagttgagaatattgtttttattaatagtatagattgcattgcagggaaatatatgtactgtattattacggttagtaattttaatctaaaattgtattacaaatagaaacgtaggaaagaatatatattttttaggaattgtattaccatattttaatgtacaattgtattacgaataggaattctattaccatattttacaatattatacaaaccttaatagtatagaagtgttttgggcgggaagttaaagttgaggatattgtttttattaatagtatagatatagatatagattgcattgcaggaaaatatatgtactgtattattacggttagttattttaatctagaattgtattacgaatatgaacgtagggaagaatatattttattaggaattggactaccatattttaatgtacaattgtattacgaatacgaattctattaccatattttacaatattacgcaaacattAATAGTATATTATACTAAATTCttacagttaatatattatatatttatagttaacatattatgtacttctaatttatttataggcaaATAATCTATTAATTGTATACACATAATGCGTTATTACAAGCACATAATCTAAATTTGATTTTGACTTCAGactctacaatgcaaggtacgTTCTCGTCCATGGTATAAACCAgtcgtaacggagctccgtaactgatactacaattcacctcaaaagatactgcctcacatttatttttatattatcgaatgaaactgtagttatatcgaaaaggaactgcagttgtgttgaaaggaaactgcagtgtatataaactgatactgaataacagtttcacattttttggtatatattgtctaatgaaactgtagttatatcgaaatgatattgtagttgtgttaaaaggaaactggagtgaattataaaagaaattgtacatgtgttgaaaggaaactggagtgaattataaaagaaattgtacatgtgttgaaaggaaactgaataacaagttcacatatttgagtgtataatatcgaatgcAATTCGAAattgcagttatatcgaaaaggaactgcagttgtgttgaaagagaactgcaattgtgttgaaaggaaactacagttgAGCGGGACAGAGCCGTTTCAactgtttgttttcattattcaaaacgacgttattttgatgtttggtcCACGATCCACTGTagaccgcggtccacagtaaaatttgcgcgTATAAACATATTGGGTCGAGATAACCCTCGTAGTTGTTGTGGGCTAAGCCTAATTAAGTAGGCCCATAACTTTTTCTTCATTCAAACCCAGAAACTTTGGGCATGACGCCATGTCGCCATGTCTTCTTCTCCGATAGCTTCTCCTTGCCGAAAATGGAAACCAAGAGAAGTGCCTTGTCTTCTGCgttttcatttttcagttcGAGAAGAAGAGGAATTGCAGCGGCAATAggtacttcttcttcttcttcttcttcttccctgcGTTCATTTTCATTTCACTCTTGCCCTGAAAATGTTTCTTCTTCGTCAAATCAAAGTTACTCGCCTTATTCCAACCTTTCCGAGACCGGAAAAAACTTCAATCACGTAAACAATGTAGACGATGCTCTGAATTTGTTCCGTGAAATGGCTCGTACCCGGCCCTTGCCTTCCACTATCCACTTCACTAAACTGCTTAGTAGGGTTATGAAAATGAAGCATTATTCGATTGTTGTTTCCTTGTTCCAAGAAATGCGCGTTAGGGGTATCCCCATCGGCGTGTATACCCTTAACATTCTGATTGATGCATTCCGCTGCTCAGATCGAGTGGATTGCGGATTTTGTGTGCTCGGTCTGTTCTTCAAGTGTGGAATTGAGTTTGATAATATCACATTCAACACCCTACTCAAGGGTCTCTGTCAAGATCACAAGATTGTGGAGGTTGTGGAGCTATTCAGGAAGTTGGTGAGGGAAAATTTGTatacccttaacacctttaacATTCTGATTGATGCCTGCTGCCGAGCAAATCGAGTGGATTGTGGATTTTGTGTACTCGGGATGCTCTTCAAGCGTGGAATTGAGTTTGATGTGATCACATTCAACACTCTCATCAATGGTCTCTGTCTAGATAACAAGATTGCAGAGGCTGTAGAGCTATTCAAGAAGTTGGTGAGGGAGAACATGTGTGAAATCGATCATATTACCTATGGAACTCTTATATCTGGACTTTGCAAGGCGGGTTATGCACAAACTGCTCTCGATTTACTCACACAAATGCCAAACGAGGGGCCTAAGCCTAACACCATAGGCTATAATACTCTGATCAAGGGTCTGTGTCTAGATAATAAGTTTGTGGAAGCAGTGCAGCTATTCAGGAAGTTGGTAAGGGACAATGTGTGCAAGATTGATGAAGTTACATATGGTACTCTTATAAGCATGCTTTGCAGGGCAGGTTATACACAAAACGCTCTTGATTTACTCAGAGTGATGCAAAAGGAGGGTCCTAAGCCTAATACTAGAGCCTATAACACTGTAATTGATGCTCTATGTAAAGAGGGAATGGTTGATGAAGCTCTCAACCTTCTTTCTGAGATGAATGGAATTGGGGTTCCCCCGGATATCTTCACATACACTTCATTAATCCTAGGGCTTTGCAATTTTAGTCGATGGAAAGAGGTTACTAAGTTAATGAATGAGATGGTTCTTCATAATGTATATCCCGGTGTCTATATCTTCAATATATTAGTGGATGCCTTTTCCAAGGAGGGGAAGTTGAAAGATGCAGAGAGTATAATTCAGATCATGATTCAAAGAAACACTTATCCTGATGTGGTTACATACAACACTCTTATTGAGGGATATTGTCTGCAAGGACAGATGGATGAAGCAAGGAAAGCTTTTGGTAAAATGGTGGATAGATGCATCCAACCTAATGTTAGGAGCTATAACACTTTAATTAATGGAtactttaaaagaaaagaaatggatGATGCCATGCATCTTTTTCATGAAATGCCTCAGAAAGGGATATGTCCTGATGATGTTACATATACCACAATCTTGCAGGGGTTATTTCTGGTGGGTAGATGTTCTACTGCAATAAAACTTTTTCAGGATATGCAGGTTTCTGGACACAACCTTACTTTTCACACTTTCTGTGTCTTACTTAAAGGTTTATGCGATAATGGACACATTGAAGAAGGAATGTCTGTCTATCATAAGTTAGATAGAAATGTAAATTGCCCTCTTGTTTTTAGTAACATCATGATAGATGGATTGTGCAACACTGGACAGCTACATATTGCACGTGGTATATTCAATAATCTCCTTTCTAAAGGACCACACCCAGATGTGCAGACATACAATATAATGATAAATGGACTTTGTAGAGAAGGATTCACAGATGAAGCCTTATACTTGTTCAGGAAAATGGAGGAGAATGGTTGCCTGCCAAATACTGTAACTTATACTGTTATTTTGCAACAATTTGTGAGAACGAAAAAGTGTTATGAGGCGAATGTTATTTTTGATGAAATGATTGGTAGGGGTATTTCTCCAGATGGTTATACATTGTCCTTCATGAACGACTTGCTTGCACTTGGAACTGGACAGGAGTCGGTACTAAAGATGATCCAGAAATTTGCAGCAAATGATGTAAAGTAACTACATGTTTGAAAGCTTCTTGCTTGGTGTGCTTGTTCATAAATTCATCTAGCACCTTGAGGAGGACACAGAACCAGCTGTACGCTGAGGACACCCAACCGGCTGTACCCAACAGATTCCACAAGCTTGCATCTTAGCCTATATACTTTTAACAAGAATATAAGATAATACTTTTTGGTGGAGAAAGATAAAATGCCAATTGCCTCTTATGCACTCACTCACCAGGGGTTTCTTGAAGTTAAAAGAGTACAATTGAGTGATGCCTCTTGCAAAGTAATATCCATCTGACATTCTAGTGATGCCAGCTGCACAAGTATTCCTTGCACGATCGATGTAATTGACTAATTGTTGATTTGATTCCTGTTACTACTGGAGCTAAGGAAAGCACAAGGAGGTTAGGAAAATGCAGCTGGGATTGGTGGAGATAATGGCTTGAGTCGAAATTTTGAAGGAAACACAGAATATGGGTCTTGCAAGATGCTCTGAGATGTTTTCTTCTGCTAAAGATGCCTTGCCTGAGCCTCAGAAACTTGTGGAGTTTCACAAGGATTTTCAATCCAAAGCAAAATCCGTTTCAACCCATTTAGCCTTATGAGCCAGTAATTACTCTGTTTATGCAAGGGACACATCATTTCTAGTTGTGATGGTCCCTTCAGTTTCATATTTTTACTTTCTATTATTCGATGATCTGTGTTACTTTGTTTTACCCTTGTGGATTGT encodes:
- the LOC116027958 gene encoding pentatricopeptide repeat-containing protein At3g22470, mitochondrial-like isoform X1, with product MTPCRHVFFSDSFSLPKMETKRSALSSAFSFFSSRRRGIAAAIGTSSSSSSSSLRSFSFHSCPENVSSSSNQSYSPYSNLSETGKNFNHVNNVDDALNLFREMARTRPLPSTIHFTKLLSRVMKMKHYSIVVSLFQEMRVRGIPIGVYTLNILIDAFRCSDRVDCGFCVLGLFFKCGIEFDNITFNTLLKGLCQDHKIVEVVELFRKLVRENLYTLNTFNILIDACCRANRVDCGFCVLGMLFKRGIEFDVITFNTLINGLCLDNKIAEAVELFKKLVRENMCEIDHITYGTLISGLCKAGYAQTALDLLTQMPNEGPKPNTIGYNTLIKGLCLDNKFVEAVQLFRKLVRDNVCKIDEVTYGTLISMLCRAGYTQNALDLLRVMQKEGPKPNTRAYNTVIDALCKEGMVDEALNLLSEMNGIGVPPDIFTYTSLILGLCNFSRWKEVTKLMNEMVLHNVYPGVYIFNILVDAFSKEGKLKDAESIIQIMIQRNTYPDVVTYNTLIEGYCLQGQMDEARKAFGKMVDRCIQPNVRSYNTLINGYFKRKEMDDAMHLFHEMPQKGICPDDVTYTTILQGLFLVGRCSTAIKLFQDMQVSGHNLTFHTFCVLLKGLCDNGHIEEGMSVYHKLDRNVNCPLVFSNIMIDGLCNTGQLHIARGIFNNLLSKGPHPDVQTYNIMINGLCREGFTDEALYLFRKMEENGCLPNTVTYTVILQQFVRTKKCYEANVIFDEMIGRGISPDGYTLSFMNDLLALGTGQESVLKMIQKFAANDVK
- the LOC116027958 gene encoding pentatricopeptide repeat-containing protein At3g22470, mitochondrial-like isoform X2, producing MTPCRHVFFSDSFSLPKMETKRSALSSAFSFFSSRRRGIAAAIGTSSSSSSSSLRSFSFHSCPENVSSSSNQSYSPYSNLSETGKNFNHVNNVDDALNLFREMARTRPLPSTIHFTKLLSRVMKMKHYSIVVSLFQEMRVRGIPIGVYTLNILIDAFRCSDRVDCGFCVLGLFFKCGIEFDNITFNTLLKGLCQDHKIVEVVELFRKLVRENLYTLNTFNILIDACCRANRVDCGFCVLGMLFKRGIEFDVITFNTLINGLCLDNKIAEAVELFKKLVRENMCEIDHITYGTLISGLCKAGYAQTALDLLTQMPNEGPKPNTIGYNTLIKGLCLDNKFVEAVQLFRKLVRDNVCKIDEVTYGTLISMLCRAGYTQNALDLLRVMQKEGPKPNTRAYNTVIDALCKEGMVDEALNLLSEMNGIGVPPDIFTYTSLILGLCNFSRWKEVTKLMNEMVLHNVYPGVYIFNILVDAFSKEGKLKDAESIIQIMIQRNTYPDVVTYNTLIEGYCLQGQMDEARKAFGKMVDRCIQPNVRSYNTLINGYFKRKEMDDAMHLFHEMPQKGICPDDVTYTTILQGLFLVYAIMDTLKKECLSIIS